The sequence AAGCAAATGAGGTAGTTTCAGAGATTAAAGTACCAGCTGAAGGAATTATAAATGTATCACAAAAGGCAACAGAAGCTGCTGCAGAATTGAGAAAAACATCTGAAGAAATCGCAAATGTATCGCAAAAGGCAACTACAgtagaattaaaaaaaccagCTGAAGAAAGTGTTAGTGGATCAAATAAAGCAACGGAGGCTGCTGCACAATTTAAAAAACCAgctgaagaaattgaagatgtatCACAAAAAGCTAGAGAGTCTGATGCAGAATTGAAGAAACCAGCTGAGGCAATAGTAAATGTATCACACAAGGCAACAGATCCCACAGTAGAATTAAAACAATCAGCTGAAGGTGTTGGGAGTGTATCCCAAAGGGAAACAGAGGCTGCTgcacaattaaaaaaaccagctgaagaaaatgaaaatgtatCGCAAAAAGCTTCAAAGTTTGATGCAGAATTGAATAAACCAGCTGAGGAAATTAGAAATGCATCAGAAAAGCAAACAGGGGATGCTACAGAATTTAAAAAACCAGCTgaagaaattggaaatgcatCACAAAAAGCAACATATTCTACTTCAGATTTGAAAAACCCAGCTGAACAAATAGGAAATGTATTGCAAAACACAAGAGAAGCTGCTTCAGAATTGAAAAAAGTGAGTGATGAAATTGGAAGTGTatcaacaaaagaaacagTGGCTACTGCAGAGTTGAAAAAGCCAGCTGAAGAAGTTGGAAGTTTATCACGAAAGGCGACAGAGGCTCCTGCAGAACTAAAAAGGCCACCTGAAGAAATTGGAAATGTATCACAAAACGCAAATGAGGCTCCCGTACAGTTGAAAAATCCATCTGAAGAAATTGGAAGTGTACCACAAAGAGCAAGGGATGCTCCTGCAGAAGTGAAAAAACCAGCCGAAGAAATAGGAAATGTATCACAAAAAGCATCACAGACTGCTGCAGAATCTTTAAAACAAGgtgaaaaaactaaaaatttatcAGGAAAAGCAATAGAGGCTACTGCAGAGTTGAAAAAACCAACAGAAGAAATGGGAAATGTTTCACAAAAAGTAAGAGAGGGTCCTGCAGAGTTGGAAAAACCGATTGAAAAAATTGGGAGTGCATCAGAAAAAGCAACAGAGGCTCATGCAGAATTGAAAAAAGCATcagaagaaattgaaagtgGATCACAAAAAGCAACAGAGCCTGCTGGAGAATCAAAAAAACCAGctgaaaatattgaaaatgtcTGGGGAAAGACAACAGAGGCAACTGCAGGGTTGGAAAAACCAGAAGTTGGAAGTAGTTCAGAAAAAACAACGGATACTGCTGCAGAATTGAAAAAACCaattgaagaaattggaaatGTATCACAAAAAGCAACGGAGGCTCCTATAGAATTGAAAAAACCATCTGAAGAAATTGGAAGTGTATCACCGAAAGTGACAGAGACTCCTGCAGAATTGAAAAGGCCAGCTGAAGAAATAGGAAAGGTATCAGAAAAAGCAATAGAAGCTGGTGcaggattaaaaaaaacagatgaaaaagttgaaaacttgCTAGAAAAAGCAACAAAGACTGCTGCAGAACTGAAAAACCCAACTGCAGAAATTGGAAGTGTTTCACAAAAAGCAACCAAAGTTTCTGCAGATGAAAAGAGTGGAAGTATATCACAAAAAGCAACAGAGGCTTCTCCAGAATTGGAAAAAACAACAGAGGCTGCTGTAGAGCTGAAAAAACCAgttgaagaaatcaaaatttaacaAAGACTCTATTGAAGATACTGAAAATGTATCACGAAAAGCAACCAAggtaaacaaaaaatatagcTTGCATTTTACTTTTGGATGAATATCGCATTCTCTTATCTGTAGAAAACCAGCAGAAAGTAAACACAATACATAACCTAacatttcacaacattatttttcattctctttctGAACATCTGGAGGAAACCTATATCATACGCTTTATGTTTGCATAGaggcaaaagaaagaaataaaaatagaaaatagtcGTAATTTTCCAACAAGGAGATAATTGGGACTAATAAATGCAAGCTTTTTTTAAACTGAACAGGAACAAGAAGATTCTCCAAAAAAGAGGCTTGAAGTTTTAAATGAAGTTGGTGATCAAGTAGTCAGTGCGAGGAAGACTAGAAGCAGTTAGTGTATAGAAGGAGGTAAAGGTGGACTTCATAAAGCCAGCTGATGCCAGAGGCAACTTGGAAGCCATCAAAGATGTAGAATGTGAATCTAAAACTTCAGTGAAATATGAACAGGCTGCTGATCGGTCAAACTGAACGGTAAAAATAGTAAAATCATCTGTGCAACTGCTGTAGAAGGGTACAGAATATGATGCTTCAACAACTGTTTACCAGATTCATTTGGGTTTCCAGAAGAGTAGAGCAGGACTATTTAAATGTTTATAATCTGTAACATGTCAAATTTCTATTGTCTTTCCCCTTTTCTTGTGAATTGAATGTGGATATCTACTTTGACAATCTATGATGTATATCTCTTCTATCTCATATAAATCATATAGCTATGAAGGCTGAATATATAATTGAAGGTATTCAACTCAACTGAATCAAATCATGAtccaaaataattatgaaaatttatCTATATTGCTTATCTATGActccaagaaagaaaaaagtctAAATTCTGATCACAAATGAAAGAATTATGCacagtaaaacaaaaaccctTTTTTCCAGTCTCATTTTTTCCTGTTGAGATCAGACACATTGTACTCTCTAATCTATCTGGGATGAACATAAGATGCCCAAATTAcccttgaaaattttatttttatttttctgtttggaAGCCCTCTGGCAATCACTTTACATaaccgaaaaaaaaagaccGTCATTTACATCAGACTGGAGGATAGAGTAAGCCAACAAGAAGTCCCCTCTTCCAAACCATACATGCAAAGATTGGTGTTTACAGTTAGAGAAAACTGGGCAAGCTTAATAACCAGAAGAAAGTTAGATTTGACCTCTGATTATTTAAACAACGCAGGAAAGTTGGTGGCATCCTCAAATAGGTAGGCAGTAATATAGTACTGTAGTAAATTTACTGCAATGCAACTCTACAATCTACCACTTGTCAAATGAACTAGAAGTTAGAACACTTCAGGTCTATATATACCTGGGTTGTTCAACTGAAgctgagaagaagaagaagagattaGCTTAGCCCAAGATGGACAAAGTAAAGGACTTTAATTGCATATACAGAAACCCCAATGAACCCGTTGAAGCTCGAGTCAAAGACCTTCTTTCTCGCATGACTTTGAAAGAGAAGGTGGGCCAGATGACACAAATCGAGCGCCGGGTCTCCACCCCAGATGCCATTAGAGACTTCTCCATCGGTACCCATCTGTTTTCTATGCATGTCTTTAAGTTCCTTTCACGTATTTTATCAAATACTTGAAGGACAATATCTGTATTTCCTTATGGCAGGGAGTGTACTCAGTGCTGGAGGCAGTGTGCCCTTTGAGAAGGCCTTGTCGTCGGACTGGGCCGATATGGTCGATGGGTTTCAGAGGTCAGCTCTTGAGTCACGGCTCGGAATACCACTGATATATGGGATTGATGCGGTTCATGGGAACAACAGTGTGTATGGCGCCACTATATTTCCTCACAATGTTGGTCTTGGGGCCACCAGGTTAGCTTTCTTCACTCTGTTCCTTCccttgatttttgtttttttttactttatacTAGTGAATGATCCATTTCTTTACTGGTTGTTGTGGACGCTTTGTTTGGTTCCTAAGAAAATGTTggaaaagaattgaaatttatgTTTGGAGTCCATACTCATGACTCAAAGGATGCAAGTATGTTAATTACTGGAAACTGAATGACAAGAACAATGGATCCAGATTTCATCTTTTCTGGAAGGCGAATTTTgtcttatatttttaatttataatcttttaatttgttttggcatTGAGTTAAAACTGAATGATATAAAGAAGGAACAcagaaacagagaagaaaaaaatggagtTAAATTGCTGAATTATAGACTTAAAATGCAATGTCTCGTTACCCCTTTCTAGAATTACTTTACATCTTTCCGGTTGTTGGTGAAACAAAAGAGAGGGAGATTTAGTCTTGTTAGTCCTCCATTTCCTAACTTTCTGACTCTGACAGAGATGCGGATTTGGTTAAAAGGATTGGTGCTGCAACTGCTCTTGAAGTCAGGGCTAGTGGCATTCACTATACTTTTGCTCCCTGTGTGGCTGTAAGTCATTATGGATGTAGTCAATTGCAATTTCTATACAGCTCATCAGATTGCATGATCATtctaaaatttgtttcttttgcgGGAAAAGATGCACTTGTGTTGTTGCAATAGCTGTGCAACTTATGTGGATGATCATATCACCAGTATATTCTTTTTTGAATGGATTAGTCAAGCAATTCACTTGAATGGGTTATGACAGGTGTGCAGAGATCCCAGATGGGGAAGATGCTATGAAAGTTACAGTGAAGACACTGAAATTGTTAGAAAGATGACGTCTATTGTTACAGGCTTGCAGGGGCAGCCACCCCAAGGGTATCCAAAGGGCTACCCTTTCGTACTGGGAAGGTATGTAGGAGTTGTTAGTTGATAAATTTCTCGTTATACTTCTTTGGTCAATCATATTTCATCTTTAAGCATCATTGTTACAGAGAAAATTGAACTGTCCTTTTCAAATACTATTTTATGTTAATGAGAAGggaaaacaaaggaaaaataatacttTCTGGAGATTCACTTAGACACCGATGAGACTTTTTCCAGAAAACTTGCCTTCCTTTTTCTACGTATACATTGTATCTAAAATCATGTCATGAAACTTTCATATTGTCCAATTCTTtgataattatattatatcaGTCAAGTGGTTAGCTTCTGTACTCAATTTTTCATCTTTCCTACTAACATATTCATACCTTGATCTTGTATTCCAATACTAAATCACTGTAACTTTCTTGTACAGATTAGAAATTATTTCTGAagttccattttttttaattccagAAACAACACTATAGCATGTGCCAAGCATTTTGTTGGAGATGGGGGTACACATAAAGGTCTTAATGAGGGGAATACGATATCATCTTATGATGACTTAGAGAGGATTCATATGGCACCATATCTGAACTGTATTTCTGATGGAGTTTCCACTGTTATGGCATCCTATTCCAGCTGGAATGGAAGTAAACTACATGCTGACCGTTTTCTCCTGACAGAAATCTTGAAAGATAAGCTAGGTTTTAAGGTAAAAAATGCAGataatgagttttttttttcttggtgagCAAGATGAACCCAAGACCTACCCCTACATACCTATCCATTGCCCTATTAGGTAAAGCGCAAGTACAAGAAAGTAAATCTGTAAGCCTATTATTGACTTGGTTCTATTTCCCCTCAAAGTACAATTTTATTGGCATAGATTCATTAAACATTGCCATTTTGATTGATTATTGATGGCTTTCTGGTCTCTTGATATGCTTCCTACTTCACTTGACGTGCCTTTGCTAACATTAGAATGATATAGTGAAATTCAAATCAATTAACAGAGGCACAGTATTATTGGAGTTAGATGTGACTTTCGTATATTTTGTTGGTTTATTTGAATGTAGTTGCTGTAACAATGAAATGCTGTATATCGGCAAAAAATTAACAGGGTTTAGTCTGCTGTAGGGTTTTGTGATTTCTGACTGGGAAGCACTTGACCAACTTTGCGAACCTCGAGGTGCAGATTATCGTTTCTGCATTTCATCTGCTGTTAATGCAGGAATTGACATGGTAGATATTGAACTCCAAGTTTAAAAGCCTAAGTTATTTATTGATATCcttgatttttatttgttcgTCTAATTTACAAGACTAGGTGTGCAGGTGATGGTGCCTTTCAGATATGAACAATTTGTGAAGGATTTGGTATATCTGGTCGAACATGGGAACATATCAATGTCCAGGATAGATGATGCTGTTGAAAGAATTCTAAGAGTGAAGTTTGTTTCCGGTCTTTTTGAGCATCCCTTCTCTGATAGATCTTTGCTGGACATGGTTGGTTGCAAGGTAAGTTTGCAGAGCCAGCATGTCTTACATTCACCTCATTCAAGAACGCATGCTTTGCATATTACCATTAGAAGGTTGCTTGTCGAGCATATTCTGTTTTAAGAATATTACCCCTATTTTGAGGCATGGTGGACTTTCTATGCTTTAAATGTACCAACTGTTATACAAAACCTGTCCCGCTCAATTTAATACCTGAGATACAGTTTTTACTGTTATTACTATTGTACAGCTGCATAGAGATCTAGCACGCGAAGCAGTTCGCAAGTCCTTGGTTCTTTTGAAGAATGGAAAGGATTCAAGGAAACCTTTTCTTCCATTAGACAGAAAAGCTAAAAGAATACTTGTCGCTGGAACGCATGCTGATGATCTCGGATATCAGTGTGGAGGGTGGACAGCTACTTGGGATGGTCGCAGTGGCAGGATCACGACTGGTATGGAACTTTGTTATTTTCCCAGGATTTTAATACTAGAAATGGGTATGCATGATAGTATTAATCAATGTGACATTATGTATGACTTCATAAGACAAAGTTCATAGGCTTCTGTATACATAGTTTCCAATAAGTTTCCTGGTTCAGGTTATTGAACCAAAATCTGCTTTTTAAAGAACTGTCACAAATAAGAGGTTGTGAAAATTCTCTCTTCTTGGGAATCTGGCAATGTGTAGTTAAATCATTCACCCAAAGGTTTTCTTCGGGGAAAAAAATCTAACAAGGAAACTTTGCTTCCTAGTTAGATGCTGTTGTTTTTCAACAACATTGTTAAATCTTACATTGAAATTTTGTAGAGAACAAGGGCTTCGTAGACCATAAATTTCCATGTTTATACCTTTTAAGATCGCTGTGATTCCACAGGCACACTTAACTATTTAGAAATTTACATTTTTAAGGCACAACCGTCTTGGAAGCTATCAAGAAGGCAGTTGGAGATGATACAGAAATAATTTACGAGCAATATCCATCAGCAGACACCTTAGCACTAGAAGATATATCTTTTGCAATTGTAGCTGTTGGTGAAGGACCATATGCAGAATTCAGAGGTGACAATTTGGAGCTTGCCATCCCCTTCAATGGAACTGATGTGATAAGCTCAGTTGCTGATAGACTCCCCACATTGGTGATTCTGATATCTGGAAGACCCTTAACTTTAGAGCCTTGGCTCTTGGAAAAGATGGATGCTCTTGTTGCTGCTTGGTTGCCTGGTAGTGAAGGAGAGGGAATAGCGGATGTGATCTTTGGAGATTATGACTTCGAGGGCCTATTACCAGTGTCATGGTTTAAAAGGGTTGAACAGCTGCCGATGAATGCCCTAGACAACTCGTATGACCCTTTATATCCTCTTGGCTATGGGTTGACTTACAACAAGGGAAAATCCTTACAGTAAAAACATTTGAGACTAAGGCCGTTCTGAAAT comes from Prunus dulcis chromosome 6, ALMONDv2, whole genome shotgun sequence and encodes:
- the LOC117632218 gene encoding beta-glucosidase BoGH3B-like isoform X1, coding for MDKVKDFNCIYRNPNEPVEARVKDLLSRMTLKEKVGQMTQIERRVSTPDAIRDFSIGSVLSAGGSVPFEKALSSDWADMVDGFQRSALESRLGIPLIYGIDAVHGNNSVYGATIFPHNVGLGATRDADLVKRIGAATALEVRASGIHYTFAPCVAVCRDPRWGRCYESYSEDTEIVRKMTSIVTGLQGQPPQGYPKGYPFVLGRNNTIACAKHFVGDGGTHKGLNEGNTISSYDDLERIHMAPYLNCISDGVSTVMASYSSWNGSKLHADRFLLTEILKDKLGFKGFVISDWEALDQLCEPRGADYRFCISSAVNAGIDMVMVPFRYEQFVKDLVYLVEHGNISMSRIDDAVERILRVKFVSGLFEHPFSDRSLLDMVGCKLHRDLAREAVRKSLVLLKNGKDSRKPFLPLDRKAKRILVAGTHADDLGYQCGGWTATWDGRSGRITTGTTVLEAIKKAVGDDTEIIYEQYPSADTLALEDISFAIVAVGEGPYAEFRGDNLELAIPFNGTDVISSVADRLPTLVILISGRPLTLEPWLLEKMDALVAAWLPGSEGEGIADVIFGDYDFEGLLPVSWFKRVEQLPMNALDNSYDPLYPLGYGLTYNKGKSLQ
- the LOC117632218 gene encoding beta-glucosidase BoGH3B-like isoform X2; this encodes MTSIVTGLQGQPPQGYPKGYPFVLGRNNTIACAKHFVGDGGTHKGLNEGNTISSYDDLERIHMAPYLNCISDGVSTVMASYSSWNGSKLHADRFLLTEILKDKLGFKGFVISDWEALDQLCEPRGADYRFCISSAVNAGIDMVMVPFRYEQFVKDLVYLVEHGNISMSRIDDAVERILRVKFVSGLFEHPFSDRSLLDMVGCKLHRDLAREAVRKSLVLLKNGKDSRKPFLPLDRKAKRILVAGTHADDLGYQCGGWTATWDGRSGRITTGTTVLEAIKKAVGDDTEIIYEQYPSADTLALEDISFAIVAVGEGPYAEFRGDNLELAIPFNGTDVISSVADRLPTLVILISGRPLTLEPWLLEKMDALVAAWLPGSEGEGIADVIFGDYDFEGLLPVSWFKRVEQLPMNALDNSYDPLYPLGYGLTYNKGKSLQ